Proteins encoded in a region of the Pseudomonas viciae genome:
- a CDS encoding YceK/YidQ family lipoprotein, with protein sequence MRIVVTALVMTLLGGCATANETFGNGQLCGLHPYCGAATDIEVIKATTAENAGALRVLAPLAIIDLPFSIIADTLILPYTIFHMKPAEE encoded by the coding sequence ATGCGGATCGTAGTAACGGCTTTGGTAATGACACTGCTCGGAGGATGCGCAACGGCCAACGAAACCTTTGGCAATGGACAACTCTGCGGCCTTCATCCCTACTGCGGCGCTGCTACTGATATCGAGGTGATCAAGGCCACGACCGCGGAAAACGCTGGAGCCCTGCGGGTATTGGCACCGCTTGCAATAATCGACCTCCCTTTCAGTATTATCGCCGATACGTTGATCCTGCCTTATACGATTTTTCATATGAAGCCTGCCGAGGAGTAG
- the glcF gene encoding glycolate oxidase subunit GlcF, with the protein MQTHLSEQAKSLPRAEEAERILRSCVHCGFCTATCPTYQLLGDELDGPRGRIYLIKQVLEGQAVTAKTQLHLDRCLTCRSCETTCPSGVQYHNLLDIGRAVVEQKVPRPLAQRAFRQALRAVLPRPALFQALIQAAKVFRPLLPHALQTKLPRQHPPAKPRPPVRHPRHVLMLEGCVQPTLAPNTNAAAARVLDRLGISVVSAREAGCCGAIDYHLNAQEKGLERARGNIDAWWPAIETGVEAIVQTASGCGAFVREYGQLLKDDPAYAAKAERVSALASDLVQVLGAEPLEALGMRGDRRLAFHCPCTLQHAQKLGGAVEGVLERLGFSLTAVPDSHLCCGSAGTYSLTQPELSRQLRDNKLNALESGNPQVIVTANIGCQTHLDGAARTPVRHWIELVEEALPQT; encoded by the coding sequence ATGCAAACCCATCTGAGCGAACAAGCCAAAAGCCTTCCCCGTGCCGAGGAGGCCGAGCGCATCCTGCGCTCATGTGTGCACTGTGGATTCTGTACGGCCACCTGCCCCACCTACCAATTGCTGGGCGATGAGCTGGACGGCCCCCGCGGGCGCATCTACCTGATCAAGCAGGTGCTTGAAGGCCAGGCAGTCACCGCGAAGACTCAGCTACATCTGGACCGTTGCCTGACCTGCCGCAGCTGCGAGACCACCTGTCCATCCGGCGTGCAGTACCACAACCTGCTGGACATCGGCCGCGCTGTCGTTGAGCAGAAAGTGCCCCGTCCCCTCGCCCAGCGCGCGTTTCGCCAGGCCCTGCGGGCAGTACTGCCACGGCCTGCACTCTTCCAAGCGTTGATCCAGGCCGCGAAGGTTTTCCGTCCGCTGCTGCCCCACGCCCTGCAAACCAAGCTGCCGCGCCAGCACCCTCCGGCCAAGCCACGCCCGCCAGTGCGGCATCCGCGCCATGTACTGATGCTCGAAGGTTGTGTGCAACCAACCCTGGCGCCCAACACCAACGCCGCTGCTGCTCGCGTCCTGGATCGCCTGGGCATTTCGGTGGTATCGGCCCGCGAGGCCGGTTGTTGCGGGGCAATCGACTACCACCTCAATGCCCAGGAAAAAGGCCTTGAGCGGGCCAGGGGCAACATCGACGCCTGGTGGCCGGCCATCGAGACCGGGGTCGAAGCCATTGTCCAGACGGCCAGCGGTTGCGGCGCCTTCGTGCGCGAATATGGTCAGTTGCTCAAGGATGACCCGGCCTACGCGGCCAAGGCCGAACGCGTCAGCGCCTTGGCCAGCGACCTGGTGCAAGTGCTAGGCGCCGAACCCTTGGAAGCCCTCGGCATGCGCGGTGATCGGCGCCTGGCCTTCCATTGCCCCTGCACCCTGCAGCATGCCCAGAAACTCGGTGGCGCCGTCGAGGGAGTGCTCGAGCGCCTGGGTTTCAGCCTCACGGCGGTGCCCGACAGTCACCTGTGTTGCGGCTCGGCAGGCACGTATTCGCTGACCCAACCCGAGCTGTCCCGGCAGTTGCGCGATAACAAACTCAATGCCTTGGAGAGCGGTAATCCGCAAGTGATCGTAACGGCCAACATCGGCTGCCAGACCCACCTCGACGGTGCCGCACGCACACCCGTGCGCCACTGGATCGAGCTTGTCGAAGAAGCCCTGCCCCAGACGTAA
- a CDS encoding aldo/keto reductase: MMTRQLGHHGPHVSAIGLGCMGMSDFYTTGVDEREAIATLHRAVELGVTLFDTADMYGPHTNEELLGRALHGKRESIYLATKFGLVRSSDPHARGVNGRPEYVRQSVEGSLKRLKTDYLDLYYQHRVDPLVPIEETIGAMAELVKAGKVRHIGISEASAETIQRAHAIHPLAAVQSEYSLWSRDPEHNSVLDTCRRLDIAFVAYSPLGRGFLTGELKSPDDFAADDYRRFNPRFQADNFTRNLILVERVKALAADKGISASQLALAWVLAQGNHVIPIPGTKQRKYLESNVAATAVTLSADERVHLDDIFGAEGVVAGDRYAAQTMTLLNG, encoded by the coding sequence ATGATGACCCGCCAACTCGGCCATCACGGCCCCCACGTTTCAGCCATCGGCCTGGGCTGCATGGGCATGTCGGACTTCTACACCACCGGGGTGGATGAGCGAGAGGCCATTGCCACGCTGCACCGCGCCGTGGAACTGGGCGTGACCCTGTTCGACACCGCTGACATGTATGGCCCGCACACCAACGAAGAACTGCTCGGACGCGCCTTGCACGGCAAGCGTGAAAGCATCTACCTGGCCACCAAGTTCGGCCTGGTGCGCAGCAGCGACCCCCACGCCCGAGGCGTCAATGGCCGCCCTGAATACGTCAGGCAATCGGTCGAGGGTAGCCTCAAACGCCTCAAGACCGACTACCTCGACCTCTACTACCAGCACCGCGTTGACCCCCTCGTCCCCATCGAAGAGACCATCGGGGCCATGGCCGAGCTGGTCAAGGCGGGCAAGGTCCGCCACATTGGCATCTCAGAAGCCAGCGCCGAGACCATCCAACGCGCCCATGCGATTCATCCACTGGCAGCGGTCCAGAGCGAATACTCGTTGTGGTCCCGTGACCCTGAACACAACAGTGTGCTCGATACCTGTCGACGCCTGGACATTGCCTTCGTCGCCTACAGCCCCCTGGGTCGCGGGTTTCTGACGGGTGAACTGAAGAGTCCGGACGATTTTGCCGCCGATGATTATCGCCGTTTCAACCCACGCTTCCAGGCCGACAACTTCACTCGCAACCTGATACTGGTGGAACGGGTCAAAGCATTGGCCGCAGATAAGGGCATCAGCGCTTCGCAACTGGCCCTGGCGTGGGTATTGGCCCAGGGCAACCATGTCATCCCGATCCCGGGCACCAAACAGCGCAAATATCTGGAGAGCAATGTCGCGGCCACGGCCGTTACATTGAGCGCCGACGAACGGGTTCATCTGGATGACATTTTCGGCGCCGAAGGTGTGGTAGCGGGCGATAGATACGCCGCTCAGACGATGACCCTATTGAACGGCTGA
- a CDS encoding methyl-accepting chemotaxis protein, with protein sequence MDDLTGTIDRQNSVAEQAGTTVEQLATQAGEAVVGARALASSSLRIQSIVQVIQQIAGQTNLLALNAAIEAARAGEMGRGFAVVADEVRKLAEITRKNAAEIGVDIDLLSKEIQGVAQQIEDQSVAVGALREMLDVLEDSSRTTEGTAQRTKTIADTLTGLTHASA encoded by the coding sequence ATGGATGACCTGACGGGCACGATAGATCGGCAAAATAGCGTTGCCGAGCAGGCGGGCACAACCGTGGAACAACTGGCCACGCAAGCCGGTGAAGCGGTGGTCGGCGCGCGTGCGCTCGCCAGCTCAAGCCTGCGTATCCAGTCGATCGTGCAGGTAATTCAGCAAATCGCCGGGCAGACCAACCTGTTGGCGCTCAACGCCGCCATCGAAGCCGCCCGGGCGGGTGAAATGGGCAGAGGTTTCGCCGTGGTGGCTGACGAGGTGCGTAAGCTGGCGGAAATCACCCGCAAGAATGCGGCTGAAATCGGCGTGGATATCGACCTGCTGTCAAAGGAGATCCAAGGCGTCGCCCAACAGATCGAAGATCAGTCCGTGGCCGTGGGCGCACTGCGCGAAATGCTCGATGTCCTGGAGGACTCCAGCCGCACCACTGAAGGCACAGCGCAACGCACCAAGACCATCGCCGACACCTTGACCGGGCTGACCCATGCCAGTGCTTGA
- a CDS encoding LysR family transcriptional regulator translates to MDRLQAMQVFRRIVELGGFGKAADDLGLPRASVSLLIQQLETHLGVQLLQRTTRQVRATLDGEAYYQRCGQLLDDLDDLESALSVQRSQPRGTLRVDMPIAFGCTWILPHLPDFYRRYPGLQLDIGFHDRQVHLQREGVDCAIRAGNVVDQALVARPIVRLQQLTCASPDYLARSGTPQRLEDLPAHRAINFASGNGRFFPFEFEVAGQVREVQLPGELTVNNADAYVMACEAGLGLIQVPRYHVQRQLAEGRLVQVLDEYAVPLWPISAVYPPHRQLSPRVRVFIDWVIELLHGVADTQRELMVRV, encoded by the coding sequence ATGGATCGATTACAGGCCATGCAGGTGTTCAGGCGCATCGTCGAGCTGGGCGGTTTTGGCAAGGCGGCCGATGACCTTGGACTGCCCCGGGCGAGCGTCAGCCTGTTGATACAGCAGCTGGAAACCCATCTGGGCGTGCAACTGCTGCAGCGCACCACACGGCAGGTGCGCGCGACACTCGATGGTGAGGCCTATTACCAGCGCTGCGGCCAACTGCTCGACGACCTCGATGACCTCGAGAGCGCGTTGTCGGTGCAGCGCAGCCAACCGCGCGGCACCTTGAGGGTGGACATGCCCATCGCCTTCGGCTGCACCTGGATCCTGCCGCATCTGCCGGATTTCTATCGGCGCTACCCAGGGTTGCAACTGGACATCGGCTTCCACGACCGGCAGGTCCATCTGCAGCGCGAGGGCGTGGATTGTGCGATTCGGGCCGGCAACGTCGTCGACCAGGCATTGGTGGCACGGCCCATTGTGCGGCTGCAGCAACTGACCTGCGCCAGCCCCGACTACCTGGCCCGCTCGGGCACGCCCCAACGGTTGGAGGATTTGCCGGCGCATCGGGCCATCAACTTTGCCTCGGGCAATGGACGATTTTTCCCGTTTGAGTTCGAGGTGGCAGGGCAGGTGCGCGAAGTGCAATTGCCGGGCGAGCTGACCGTCAACAATGCCGACGCCTACGTAATGGCCTGTGAGGCCGGCTTGGGCTTGATTCAAGTACCGCGTTACCACGTCCAGCGGCAATTGGCCGAGGGGCGCCTGGTGCAAGTGCTGGATGAATACGCCGTGCCGTTGTGGCCGATCTCAGCGGTGTACCCACCGCATCGACAGTTATCGCCTCGGGTGCGGGTCTTTATCGACTGGGTGATCGAGTTGTTGCACGGGGTGGCGGATACGCAGCGGGAGTTGATGGTGAGGGTCTAG
- a CDS encoding phosphonate ABC transporter ATP-binding protein yields the protein MTLHLTQVSLVHGNGVQALRDVDLHIGANEQVAIIGPSGAGKSSLLNVLGTALRPGSGEMQVLGVRAWQLSARQRQRLRARIGLIHQAPPLPPRQRVVTAVLAGKLGQWGIGKSLLNLLHPLDIPGARAALARLDLGDKLFAQCQQLSGGQLQRVGIARVLYQAPEVLLADEPVSAMDPVLAEHTLSVLCHHAREHNVTLVASLHAVELALAHFSRIVGLRDGQILFDLPTDAVDRGLLDTLYANEQLQSTPIPAPPLSVQIPRC from the coding sequence ATGACATTGCACCTGACCCAGGTCAGCCTGGTCCACGGCAACGGTGTCCAGGCACTGCGTGACGTGGACCTGCACATCGGCGCCAACGAACAGGTCGCCATCATCGGCCCGTCCGGTGCGGGCAAGTCGAGCCTGCTCAACGTGTTGGGCACCGCCCTGCGCCCGGGCAGCGGTGAAATGCAAGTGCTCGGCGTGCGAGCCTGGCAGTTGTCGGCGCGCCAGCGTCAACGCCTGCGCGCGCGCATCGGCCTGATCCATCAAGCGCCCCCGCTGCCGCCGCGCCAGCGCGTGGTCACTGCGGTTCTGGCTGGCAAGCTGGGCCAGTGGGGGATTGGCAAGAGCCTGCTGAACCTGCTGCATCCGCTGGATATTCCCGGTGCTCGCGCGGCATTGGCCAGGCTGGACCTGGGCGACAAGCTGTTCGCCCAATGCCAGCAACTGTCCGGCGGCCAGCTCCAGCGCGTGGGCATCGCTCGCGTGCTGTATCAAGCGCCCGAGGTGTTGCTGGCCGACGAGCCGGTATCGGCCATGGACCCGGTCTTGGCCGAGCACACACTGTCGGTGCTTTGCCACCATGCCCGGGAGCACAACGTCACCCTGGTCGCCAGCCTGCATGCGGTGGAGCTGGCCCTGGCGCATTTTTCGCGGATCGTTGGCCTGCGCGATGGCCAGATCCTGTTCGACTTGCCAACCGATGCGGTCGACCGTGGGCTGCTCGACACGCTCTACGCCAATGAACAATTGCAGTCCACACCGATCCCGGCGCCGCCCTTGAGCGTACAGATTCCCCGATGCTGA
- a CDS encoding putative selenate ABC transporter substrate-binding protein produces the protein MFKRSLALAAGLTLSFCTLLTQAADTLKVSAIPDEAPTELLRKFKPLGAYLEQQTGMKVEFVPVSDYPAVVEALATDRIDMAWLGGFTFVQARLKTGNAIPLVQREQDAQFTSKFITADPAVKSLADLKGKTFAFGSVSSTSGSLMPRYFMLQDGIKPETYFSRVGYSGAHDATVAWVQAGKVDAGVLNASVWEKLVAAGKVDTTKVKVFATTPAYFDYNWTVRGTLDPALAAKIKAAFLALDPANPKDKEILDLQAASRFIETKPENYKGIEEAARAAELLK, from the coding sequence ATGTTCAAGCGTTCCCTGGCACTGGCTGCAGGCTTGACCCTGTCTTTTTGCACCCTGCTGACGCAGGCCGCCGACACACTCAAGGTCAGCGCGATTCCCGATGAAGCCCCTACCGAGCTGCTGCGCAAGTTCAAGCCACTTGGCGCTTACCTGGAACAGCAAACCGGCATGAAAGTCGAGTTCGTGCCCGTGAGCGACTACCCGGCCGTGGTCGAGGCACTGGCCACCGACCGGATCGACATGGCCTGGCTGGGTGGCTTCACGTTCGTACAAGCCCGCCTGAAAACCGGGAATGCCATTCCGTTGGTACAGCGCGAGCAGGACGCCCAATTCACCAGCAAATTCATCACCGCCGACCCCGCCGTCAAGTCCCTGGCCGACCTCAAGGGCAAGACCTTCGCATTCGGCTCGGTGTCGTCGACTTCCGGCAGTTTGATGCCGCGTTATTTCATGCTCCAGGACGGCATCAAGCCGGAAACCTACTTCAGCCGCGTCGGCTACTCGGGCGCCCATGACGCCACCGTCGCCTGGGTCCAGGCCGGTAAGGTCGATGCCGGGGTGCTGAATGCCAGTGTCTGGGAAAAACTGGTCGCCGCCGGCAAGGTCGACACCACCAAGGTCAAGGTGTTTGCTACCACACCGGCCTACTTCGACTACAACTGGACGGTGCGCGGCACCCTCGATCCCGCCCTGGCCGCCAAGATAAAAGCCGCCTTCCTGGCACTCGATCCGGCGAACCCGAAAGACAAGGAAATCCTCGACCTGCAGGCCGCCAGCCGCTTCATCGAAACCAAGCCTGAGAACTACAAGGGCATCGAGGAAGCCGCACGCGCCGCCGAACTGCTCAAATGA
- the glcE gene encoding glycolate oxidase subunit GlcE, whose translation MPYDHDASAALLEQVNHALNQRTALRIQGGNSKAMLGRPVCAEVLDTRQHRGIVSYDPTELVLTARAGTPLVEIEAALNEAGQFLPFEPPHLGPGATLGGMVATGLSGPRRPWAGSVRDYVLGTRVITGQGKLLRFGGEVMKNVAGYDLSRLMTGSFGCLGLLTEVSLKVLPKPRQCLSVRLAMDVRQALAELAEWGQQPIPISAACHDGEALHLRLEGGEGSVASAIDRFGGDALDNSYWADLREQRLGFFATPEPLWRLSLPNNTGPLDLPGRQLLDWGGAQRWLKSAALPQIIRQTASSVGGHATLYAVDEAPFHPLAEPLLRYHQNLKKQLDPQGIFNPGRMYADV comes from the coding sequence ATGCCCTACGATCATGACGCCAGCGCCGCGCTGTTGGAACAGGTCAACCATGCCCTCAACCAACGCACGGCGCTGCGCATCCAGGGCGGCAACAGCAAAGCCATGCTGGGCCGCCCGGTCTGCGCTGAAGTACTCGATACCCGTCAGCACCGCGGCATCGTCAGCTACGACCCCACCGAGCTGGTGCTGACCGCACGCGCCGGTACTCCCCTGGTGGAGATCGAAGCGGCGCTCAACGAGGCCGGGCAATTTCTACCGTTCGAGCCCCCGCACCTGGGCCCAGGGGCTACCTTGGGCGGTATGGTCGCCACGGGCCTGTCCGGGCCACGGCGCCCCTGGGCCGGCTCGGTGCGGGATTACGTGCTGGGCACTCGGGTCATCACCGGCCAGGGCAAGTTGCTGCGTTTTGGTGGCGAAGTCATGAAGAACGTCGCCGGTTATGACCTGTCGCGCCTCATGACCGGCAGCTTCGGCTGCCTGGGGCTACTCACGGAAGTGTCCTTGAAGGTCCTGCCCAAGCCACGCCAGTGCCTGAGCGTGCGACTGGCAATGGATGTTCGCCAGGCGTTGGCTGAACTGGCCGAATGGGGCCAGCAGCCGATCCCGATCAGCGCGGCCTGTCATGACGGCGAGGCACTGCACTTGCGCCTGGAAGGTGGTGAGGGCTCGGTGGCCTCGGCCATCGACCGTTTCGGTGGCGACGCCCTCGACAACAGTTATTGGGCTGACCTGCGGGAGCAGCGCCTGGGGTTCTTTGCCACACCCGAGCCGCTGTGGCGGCTTTCGTTGCCGAACAACACCGGGCCTCTCGACCTGCCCGGTCGGCAACTGCTGGACTGGGGCGGCGCCCAGCGCTGGCTGAAATCCGCGGCCCTGCCGCAAATCATTCGCCAGACGGCGTCCAGCGTTGGTGGTCACGCCACCCTCTATGCCGTCGACGAAGCGCCTTTCCACCCGCTGGCCGAGCCGTTGTTGCGTTATCACCAGAACCTGAAGAAACAGCTCGACCCCCAGGGGATCTTCAATCCGGGCCGTATGTACGCCGACGTCTGA
- the phnE gene encoding phosphonate ABC transporter, permease protein PhnE, with product MNRLFNALIVLGIGAAVVASFAYLGIDLGELNDSGNLTRMGAYAQRFLSPDLSLGHLRAIGQGAVETLAMSAIGTLLAAVFGLLLALPAAGRYGWPFQSASRLVLNALRAVPELVWAALMVLAAGLGPNAGTLALALHTTGVLGRLFAEALENTPAEPANAIRLQGGNAVVAFCYGTLPNLLPQLLAYTLYRWENNIRMASVLGFVGAGGLGQMLYVSLSLFQEAQGSTVILAMLLLVFVVDTLSSWSRQRWVQA from the coding sequence ATGAATCGTCTGTTCAACGCGCTCATTGTCCTGGGTATCGGCGCGGCGGTCGTCGCCTCGTTCGCCTATCTGGGCATCGACCTCGGCGAGCTCAACGACAGCGGCAACCTGACCCGGATGGGCGCTTATGCCCAGCGTTTTCTCAGCCCGGACCTGAGCCTGGGCCACCTGCGCGCGATTGGCCAGGGCGCCGTGGAAACCCTTGCGATGTCCGCCATCGGCACGCTGCTGGCGGCGGTCTTCGGCCTGTTATTGGCATTGCCCGCGGCCGGGCGCTACGGCTGGCCGTTCCAGAGCGCCTCGCGCCTTGTGCTCAATGCCTTGCGCGCGGTTCCGGAACTGGTGTGGGCCGCGCTGATGGTCTTGGCCGCAGGGCTCGGGCCCAATGCCGGCACCCTGGCGTTAGCCCTGCACACCACCGGCGTACTCGGCCGGCTGTTCGCCGAAGCGCTGGAAAACACCCCGGCAGAACCGGCCAATGCCATCCGCCTGCAGGGTGGCAATGCTGTCGTGGCGTTCTGTTACGGCACACTGCCCAATCTGTTGCCCCAGTTGCTGGCCTATACCCTGTACCGCTGGGAAAACAATATCCGCATGGCCAGCGTGCTCGGCTTCGTCGGTGCCGGGGGGTTGGGCCAGATGCTCTATGTCAGCCTCAGCCTGTTCCAGGAGGCCCAGGGCAGCACAGTGATCCTGGCGATGCTGCTACTGGTGTTCGTGGTCGATACGTTGAGTAGCTGGAGTCGTCAGCGTTGGGTCCAGGCTTGA
- a CDS encoding type 1 glutamine amidotransferase domain-containing protein, whose amino-acid sequence MNILMVLTSHDQLGDTGKKTGFWLEEFVAPYYVFVDAKATVTLASPKGGQPPLDPKSDEEDAQTEATHRFRTDTIAQAALANTVPLGEIDPYDFDAVFYPGGHGPLWDLAEDTDSKTLLEAFYAANKPVAAVCHAPGVFKNVQAPDGQSVVKGKKVTGFTNSEEDAVGLTQVVPFLVEDMLKAKGGEYSKAADWASYVVEDGHLITGQNPASSEATAKALLKRLAQEQTA is encoded by the coding sequence ATGAACATTCTAATGGTCCTTACATCCCACGATCAGTTGGGCGATACCGGCAAGAAAACAGGGTTTTGGCTGGAAGAGTTCGTCGCTCCCTATTACGTGTTTGTCGACGCCAAGGCGACAGTCACGCTTGCCTCTCCCAAGGGTGGACAGCCGCCGCTAGACCCCAAAAGTGATGAAGAGGACGCCCAGACTGAGGCTACCCACCGTTTTCGTACCGATACGATCGCCCAAGCGGCCCTGGCCAACACGGTGCCGCTGGGCGAGATTGACCCTTATGACTTCGATGCCGTGTTCTACCCCGGCGGTCATGGGCCGCTCTGGGACCTGGCCGAGGACACGGATTCGAAGACCCTCCTCGAAGCCTTTTATGCCGCAAATAAGCCCGTGGCCGCGGTTTGCCACGCCCCTGGCGTGTTCAAGAACGTTCAAGCCCCGGATGGCCAGTCGGTGGTGAAAGGCAAAAAAGTCACCGGTTTCACCAACTCTGAGGAAGACGCCGTGGGACTGACGCAAGTGGTGCCGTTTCTGGTGGAGGACATGCTCAAAGCCAAAGGCGGCGAGTATTCCAAGGCCGCGGACTGGGCCAGCTATGTGGTCGAGGACGGGCATTTGATCACCGGTCAGAATCCGGCTTCATCCGAAGCCACCGCCAAAGCGTTGCTCAAGCGGCTGGCGCAGGAACAGACGGCCTGA
- a CDS encoding PhnE/PtxC family ABC transporter permease, with amino-acid sequence MLTRDTRDPATRPRLLLSLLALVLLWPGIRFSELDLSVLVASDSQSEMGRFVSAFWPPAHGEEFIELLLQATLQTLAIATAGMALALLLAVPASLLASRALSLSAASHAGIPGYWGQLLRWPVRGLLIFLRSVPEIVWALLFVRAVGLGPTAGVLAIAITYSGMLGKVYAEIYESVDQRPAHALLQAGSSRLAAFGYGILPNVAAELLSYTVYRWECAIRASVVMGFVGAGGLGQQMDLSLRMFAGGEVASLLLTFLVLVLLADHLSRLLRWRLA; translated from the coding sequence ATGCTGACACGCGATACCCGAGACCCCGCCACCCGCCCTCGCCTGCTGCTCAGTTTGCTGGCACTGGTTCTGCTGTGGCCGGGCATTCGATTCAGTGAGTTGGACCTCAGTGTGTTGGTGGCCAGTGACAGTCAGAGCGAAATGGGCCGCTTTGTCTCAGCCTTCTGGCCTCCAGCCCATGGCGAGGAATTCATTGAGCTGCTGTTGCAAGCCACCTTGCAAACGCTGGCGATCGCCACGGCGGGCATGGCCCTGGCGTTGCTGTTGGCCGTTCCCGCCAGCCTGCTGGCCAGCCGTGCCCTGTCGCTGTCTGCGGCCTCCCATGCCGGCATTCCAGGCTATTGGGGCCAACTGTTGCGGTGGCCCGTACGCGGTTTACTGATCTTCCTGCGCAGCGTGCCGGAAATCGTCTGGGCCCTGCTCTTCGTGCGCGCCGTCGGCCTCGGCCCGACCGCCGGGGTATTGGCCATTGCCATTACCTACAGCGGCATGTTGGGCAAGGTCTACGCGGAAATCTACGAGTCAGTCGACCAGCGTCCGGCCCACGCGTTGCTGCAGGCCGGCAGCAGCCGGCTCGCGGCCTTCGGCTATGGGATCCTGCCCAATGTCGCGGCAGAGCTGTTGTCCTACACGGTGTACCGCTGGGAGTGCGCCATCCGCGCTTCGGTGGTAATGGGCTTCGTCGGTGCCGGTGGCCTGGGCCAGCAAATGGACCTGTCGTTGCGCATGTTCGCCGGCGGTGAAGTGGCCAGCCTGCTGCTGACGTTCCTCGTCCTGGTGTTGCTCGCCGATCACCTCAGCCGCCTGCTGCGCTGGAGGCTGGCATGA
- the glcD gene encoding glycolate oxidase subunit GlcD encodes MNILYDERVDGVLPRVDKSALISELREALPDLALLHSAEDLRPYECDGLSAYRVMPLLVVLPERIEQVQALLRICHARQVPVVARGAGTGLSGGALPLEQGVLLVMARFNRILEINPQGRYARVQPGVRNLAISQAAAPHGLYYAPDPSSQIACSIGGNVAENAGGVHCLKYGLTVHNLLKVDILTVEGESMTLGSDALDAPGFDLLALFTGSEGMLGIITEVTVKLLPKPQVARVLLASFDSVEKAGRAVGDIIAAGIIPGGLEMMDNLSIRATEDFIHAGYPVDAAAILLCELDGVEADVQDDCQRVEAVLKAAGAVHVRVACDEAERARFWAGRKNAFPAVGRISPDYYCMDGTIPRRELPRVLKGISDLSDEHGLRVANVFHAGDGNMHPLILFDANQPGELERAETLGGKILELCVQVGGSITGEHGVGREKINQMCAQFNSDELTVFHAVKKAFDPQGLLNPGKNIPTLQRCAEFGSMHVHLGKLPFPELERF; translated from the coding sequence ATGAACATTCTCTACGATGAGCGCGTCGATGGCGTATTACCTCGGGTCGACAAGTCCGCGCTGATTTCAGAACTGCGTGAGGCCCTGCCCGACCTGGCGCTGCTGCACAGCGCGGAGGACCTGAGGCCGTATGAGTGCGACGGGCTTTCGGCCTACCGCGTCATGCCGTTGCTGGTCGTCCTGCCCGAGCGCATCGAGCAGGTACAAGCGCTGCTGCGCATCTGCCATGCCCGTCAGGTACCGGTGGTGGCCCGGGGCGCCGGTACCGGGTTGTCGGGGGGCGCCTTGCCGCTGGAACAGGGAGTCCTGTTGGTGATGGCACGCTTCAACCGCATCCTTGAAATCAATCCCCAAGGCCGCTATGCGCGAGTCCAGCCCGGGGTGCGCAACCTGGCGATCTCCCAGGCGGCCGCGCCACATGGCTTGTACTACGCACCCGATCCGTCCTCCCAGATCGCCTGTTCCATCGGTGGCAACGTGGCGGAAAATGCCGGCGGCGTGCATTGCCTGAAGTACGGCCTGACCGTGCACAATCTGCTCAAGGTCGACATCCTCACCGTCGAGGGCGAAAGCATGACCCTGGGCAGCGACGCCCTGGACGCGCCAGGATTTGATTTACTCGCCCTGTTCACGGGCTCGGAAGGGATGCTTGGCATCATCACCGAAGTGACGGTCAAGTTGCTGCCCAAGCCCCAGGTGGCGCGCGTGCTGCTCGCCAGTTTCGACTCGGTGGAAAAGGCCGGTCGCGCCGTCGGCGACATCATTGCCGCCGGGATCATCCCCGGTGGGTTGGAGATGATGGACAATCTGTCGATTCGGGCCACTGAAGACTTTATCCACGCCGGCTACCCAGTCGATGCCGCCGCCATCCTGTTGTGCGAACTCGACGGTGTGGAGGCCGACGTGCAGGACGATTGCCAACGGGTCGAGGCGGTCTTGAAGGCTGCTGGCGCCGTGCATGTGCGGGTGGCCTGCGACGAGGCCGAACGGGCGCGTTTCTGGGCCGGGCGCAAAAATGCGTTCCCTGCCGTAGGGCGCATCTCCCCTGATTATTACTGCATGGACGGCACCATCCCACGACGCGAGTTGCCACGGGTGCTAAAAGGCATCAGCGACCTGTCGGACGAACATGGCTTGCGCGTGGCCAACGTGTTCCATGCGGGGGACGGCAACATGCACCCGCTCATTCTGTTCGACGCCAACCAGCCCGGCGAACTGGAGCGCGCCGAGACGCTGGGGGGCAAAATCCTGGAACTGTGCGTGCAAGTCGGCGGCAGCATTACCGGGGAGCATGGCGTCGGGCGCGAGAAGATCAACCAAATGTGCGCGCAGTTCAACAGCGACGAGTTGACCGTGTTTCACGCGGTGAAAAAGGCCTTTGATCCGCAAGGCCTGCTCAACCCCGGCAAGAACATCCCGACCCTGCAGCGTTGCGCGGAGTTCGGCTCGATGCACGTGCACCTCGGCAAACTGCCGTTCCCGGAACTGGAGCGCTTTTGA